Within the Agromyces ramosus genome, the region CGCGGCAGGCGGTGCGGCCGCTTCGATCGCGAGCGTGCCGCTCGCGGCATCCGTCGCGTCGACGCTCGCGTTCGTCGCCGGCCATCGCATGGCCAAGGCCGCGCTCGAGGCGGCCGTGCTCGACGCCGAGCTGCGGGCGCAGGGCCGCTCGATGGGCGAGGCGTTCGGCGCGGTGCGGGAGTGGGTCGACTGCGGCGTCTCGGTCGGCATCGCGCCGACCGTCGACGAGCTGCTCGACGAGGTGTCGGGCTACGTCGAGCAGGGCTACCGCCGCATCAAGCTCAAGATCAAGCCCGGCTGGGACCTCATTCCCGTCGGCGCCGTGCGCGAGATGCTCGGGCGCGACGCGATGCTCCAGGTCGACGCGAACACCGCGTACACGGCCGACGACATCCCGCTGCTCGCGAGCCTCGACGCCTTCGAGCTGCTGCTCATCGAACAACCCTTCGCCGAGGAGGACCTCGCCACGCACGTGCGCCTCGCCGAGGCGTGCGAGACGCCGGTGTGCCTCGACGAGTCGATCCTCGACGTCACGACTGCGGTCGACGCGATCGACCGCGGTGCGACCTCGATCGTGAACATCAAGCCCGGACGCATGGGCGGCTACCTCGAGGCGCTGCGGGTGCACGATGCTTGCCGCGCACTCGACGTGCCGGTGTGGTGCGGCGGCATGCTCGAGACGGGCGTCGGACGCGCGGCGAACGTGGCACTCGCGGCGCTGCCCGGCTTCCTGCTGCCCGGCGACACCTCGGCGTCGTCGCGCTACTTCGCCGAGGACCTCACCGAGCCGTTCGAGCTCGGCTCCGGCGAGCACCGCGGGCAGCTTCGGGTTCCGGATGCCCCGGGCACCGGCGTGACCGTGCGCGACGACCTCGTGCGCGCCTGGGCGACCGCGGCGCCCGCGGTGCTCACGCGCTGACGCGCCCACGCTCACGCTCACGCCCGATCCGACTGCGCGCTCTCGAGGGGCGGCGGAGGCCCGCTCTCCTGTGGAGAACCGCATCACGCCTCCACAGGAGAGCGGGTGCGGGAATCCGAGGCTGGCCACGACGCCAGAGTGTTGGGATGCGCCGTCCAGTACCGCTGCCCTCGCCGCTCGATCGCACGCCGTTCACGACCAGGTCGGCCGGCGAGGCTGGCGTCACAGCGGGGCGAATGCGCGCTCTCGACCTGGCAACGCCGTTCCGCGGCATCCGGATGCCGCAGTCGATGATCGGTTCGCGTGTCGCGTTGTGCCGCGCCTACGCGCTCAGGATGCGTCGGCACGAGGCATTCAGCCACGCGACTGCGGCCGAGCTCTGGGGTCTCCCATTGCCGTGGCGCCTGCAATCGGATCCGCGACTGCATGCCGTCGTCTGGAATGGCGATCATCCATCGCGGGCCGCAGGCGTCGTCGGCCATCGGCTCACCGCCGAGCCGGCGCTTCGCCGTCGATTCGGTCTTCGCGTCGTCGCTCCGGCAGATGCGTGGTGCCAGCTCGCGGGCGGACTCGATGAACGCGATCTCATCGTCGCCGGCGATCGACTGCTGGGCCTCCCCGCGCCGCTCGCGACCCGAGACCGAGATCGACGCCGCGATCGCACGCTACGGTGCCGGGCGCGGCGCGCGCCGACTGCGCCGTGCACGGGCGCGATTGCGGCGACGGTCCGAGTCGCCGCGAGAGACGATGCTCCGGCATCATGACGTGATTCCGACCAGGAGCGCACTCTCGGCGCCGGCCCCGGTCAGGCGAGTGCGAGCGTGAGCGCTCGCTCGCCGATGCCGGCGACGGATGCTGCGGCCGCCGCATCGCCGTCGAGCGCGTGCCACGTCGACGAGAGGGCGCACCACGCCACGAGCCACCGGGCGAAGCGCACGGGCTCGAGGCCCGCGGCATCCGTCACCATCGCGACCCGCGCCTCGATGCGGCCCGGCTCACGTGCAAACGCCGGCGAGGGATTGCAGAGCAGGTTGCAGTAGTCGAACGCGCGCTCGCCGAGCAGTCCCTTGGGGTCGATCGCGAGCCACCCGCGGTCGCGCTCGCCGAAGTCGAGTACGTTGCCGTGGTGCAGGTCGCCGTGGAGCGCCACGACCTCGCGCTCGGCGTCGAGCAGGGCGTCCGCGAATTCAGCGCCTCGCCGGTGCAGCGGCGTGAGCTCGTCGGCGTGCGCGAAGAGCTGGCGGAACCACATCCGCAACGGCACGAGCTCCGGCGGCTGGGCCGAGCCGAGCACTGCTCCGGATGCCTCGTGCAGCACCGCGGCGGTCGCGCAGAGCACGCGCGTGGCCGCGGCATCCGACCCCGACATCGACAGGTGCACGAGCGACCGCGGACCGGTCGCCCGCTCCATCAGCACGGCGTCGCCGTCGTGTTCGAGCACCCGCGCCGCGCCGCGCCCCGACCACGCGGCGAGCAGCGCCGACCCGCGCCGCTCCTCGTCGTGATGCGAGACCTTCAGCATCACGGCGTGCCCGGTGGCCGTGTGCGCGGGCGCGAGCGTCGACGTCGCGGTCTCGAAGACGGCGCCGTCGATGCTGAGGTGCCAGCGGTCGAGCCACTCGGCGACGGATGCCGCGACGAGCTCGGTCACGTGTTCCACTCGCGTCCGGCCCAGGGGTCGTAGTCGGCCTCGAGCGCCCCCTGCTCGGGACGCTGGGCCTCGGGCACGTGCTGCAGGTTCACCCGGATGCGGTACCAGAGCGAGCTCGAGCCGCGCATGCCGTCGACGAGCACGTCGGCGGGCTCGAGGAGCGCCGCGACGTCGGGGTGCTTCGCCTTCCAGCGCTCGAGTGCCTCGAGCGACTCGGGCTTCGTCTTCGTGCGCGCGATCTCGATGAGCGGCATCGTCGACTGCCGGCGCCCGCTGCCATCGGATGATTTCGGGGGCTTCTCGGCCGGCCCCAACTCCTCGGCGAGCCGGAGCAGCGCGTCGAGCCCGCCCGCCGCATCGTCGATGCCCGCGGCGGCGTCGCCGCGTTCGGCGAAGCGCCGGAGCACGGTCGACACGGTGAACAGCTCGGGCCGGCTGTCGCGCACCTCCTCCCAGTCGAGCGGGGTCGAGACGCGCGCGTCGGGAAGCGGACGCACCGAGTAGGCGGAGGCCACGGTGCGGTCCTTCGCGTTCTGGTTGAAGTCGACGAAGACGCTCTCGCCGCGCTCCTCCTTCCACCACTTCGCGCTCGCCAGGCCCGGAGCGCGGCGCTCGACCTCGCGGGCGAGCGTCTCGGCGGCGAGCCGTACTTCGCGGTAATCCCACCGCGGCTCGATGCGCGCGTAGATGTGCATGCCGCGCGAGCCCGACGTCTTCGGCCAGCCGACGAGGCCGTGGTCGGCGAGCACCTCGCGCGCGACCATGGCGACGTCGACGATCTGCGACCAGTCGACCCCGGGCATCGGGTCGAGGTCGACCCTGAGCTCGTCGGGGTGATCGAGGTCTTCGGCCCGCACCGGGTGCGGGTTGAGGTCGAGGCAGCCCAGGTTGACGACCCACGCGAGCGCCGCGGCATCCCGCACCACGACCTCTTCAGCCGAGTTGCCCGACGCATAGTGCAGGGTCGCCGTGTCGATCCACTCGGGCCGCTTCTCAGGCGCGCGCTTCTGGAAGAACGCCTCCTCATCGATGCCCTTCACGAACCGCTTCAGCACCATGGGCCGACCGGCAGCTCCGCGGAGGGCGCCGTCGGCGACCGCGAGGTAGTAGTTCACGAGGTCGAGCTTGGTCAGGCCGGGCTCGGGGAAGACGACCTTGCCGGGATTGCTGACGCGCACCTCACGGCCATCGATCTCCAGCATGGTGGCCTTGTCCGTCTTGGGGCTCACGCCCTCCACCCTAGGACGGCCCACCGCGAAACGGGAGAGCTTGTGGCGCGCGAGCGGTCGTCGTCCGGTCGCTCAGCACGGTAGCGTGATGGCCACCGTAGACCGAGCGAGAGGATGTGAGGATGCGACGCATTCGTGACATCCGCATCATCCGGTGGGAACTGAAGCTCGCCTACGTCGTCGGCGTCTACGCCGCCATCTTCTCGCTCGCGGCCCTCCTCCGTGCTTTGGGATCGGCCGAGACGCTCGTGTGGCTCACGACGGGCGTGTTCGACGTCGCGGCGCTGTTGGTCGGCGCGCGGGTCTTCCGCGGCCGTGGGGAGGCGATCGAGCCGCCGCGACCATGGTGGCGCATGACGGCACGGCCGACGCTGAGCCGCCGCCTCGGCATCCTCTTCGTCGTGCTCGCGACGGGATCGGTCGTGGCATTCATCCTCAGTGCCGTCGGCGTGTATGAGCCGCTCCCGCAGACGTCGACGAGCGAGACGATCGCGATCTATGTCACCAGCGGACTGGAATATGCCGCTTTCGCCTACTTCTACCTGAATTCGGCCGTGCGGTTGAGGCGGCTCGGTGTGCCCGCCAAGCCCCCGAAGTTCCGCCCGACGGTCAAGCTCGGCTGACACGCGAGCGAGGCGCGAGCGCGTCGCTAGGATCGGCTCATGTCGGATGACGCGGTGAAGCAAGCTCAAGAGGCCGCCGCAGCCGCGGCCGAGGCAGCCGAGGCGCTGCAGGTGCAGGCGCAAGAGGCGATCAAGAAGGCCGAAGAGGCCGCGGCACTCGCGCAGGCGGCACTCGACGCGCAAGAGCAGGCGGATGCCGCAGCAACGGCGACCGCGGAGCCCGCCGCCGCTCCCGCCGAGGCACCCGTGGCCGCCGAGCCGGCGACGACGCCGGCCGCAACCACCTCGGGCCCGCTCGACGCCGAGCACCTCGACGCCATCCGCGCCGGGTACGCCTTCGAGCGCGCCGCCCTCGAGATGGGCGCGCTGGTCAACGGCGACGCCCGGCCCGACGTGCCCGTACGCATCCCGATCGCGATGACGAACCGGCACGGGCTCGTCGCCGGTGCGACGGGCACGGGCAAGACGCGCACGCTGCAAGTGCTCGCCGAGCAGCTGTCGAGCGCGGGCGTGGCGGTGTTCGCGGCCGACATCAAGGGCGACCTCTCGGGCGTCGCGACGCCCGGCGAGGGCAACGAGAGGCTCCTGAAGCGCACGGCGGGCATCGGCCAGCAGTGGACGCCCGAGACCTTCCCGACCGAGTACTTCTCGCTCGGCGGCGTGGGCAAGGGCGTGCCGATCCGCGCGACGATCGCCGGCTTCGGGCCACTGCTGCTCTCGAAGGTGCTCGGGCTCAACGACACGCAGGAGTCGAGCCTCGGCCTCGTCTTCCACTACGCCAACAACAACGGCCTCGCGCTGCTCGACCTCGACGACCTGCGCGCGGTGCTCGCTTACCTCGTGAGCGACGAGGGCAAAGCCGAACTCGAGGGACTCGGTGGTCTCTCGAAGGCGACCGTGGGCGTCATCCTCCGCGAGCTCATCACGTTCGCCGACCAGGGCGCCGACGTCTTCTTCGGCGAACCCGAGATCGACACCGCGGAGTTCCTGCGCGTGGCATCCGACGGCCGCGGCATCATCAGCCTGCTCGAAGTGCCGGGGGTCGCCGACAAGCCGGCCCTCTACTCGACCTTTCTGATGTGGTTGCTCGCCGACCTCTTCACCGACCTGCCCGAGGTCGGCGATCTCGACAAGCCGAAGCTCGTGTTCTTCTTCGACGAGGCGCACCTGCTCTTCAAGGACGCGTCGAAGGACTTCCTCGCCCAGATCACGCAGACCGTCCGGCTCATCCGCTCGAAGGGCGTCGGCGTGTTCTTCGTCACGCAGACGCCGAAGGACGTGCCGGCCGATGTGCTTGCGCAACTCGGCTCACGCGTGCAGCACCAGTTGCGCGCGTTCACGCCCGACGACGCGAAGGCGTTGCGGGCCACCGTCTCGACGTACCCCAAGTCGGGCTACGACCTCGAGGAGGTGCTCACGAACCTCGGAACCGGCGAGGCGATCGTGACCGTCATGAACGAGAAGGGCGCCCCGAGCCCCGTCGCCTGGACCCGCCTTCGGGCGCCGCAGGCCTCGATGTCGCCGTCACCGGATGCCTCGATCGATGCGACGATCGCGGCCTCACCGCTGCTTCCGAAGTACGGCACCGGCATCGACCGCGAGTCGGCGCACGAGATCCTCACGAAGAAGCTCGCCGAGGCGGCGGCGAAGGTCGACGCCGAAACGGCCGCCGAGGCCAGGGCGAGGGCCGATGCCGAGTACGAGAAGATGCAGGCGAAGATCCAGGCG harbors:
- the menC gene encoding o-succinylbenzoate synthase; translated protein: MIDTARSTTGIERIELHRVEVPLVRPFETSFGRETVREVLLVRVVTDAGEGWGECVAGRDPFYSGEYVAGAASVIERYLGPALLRRHTAAFEEHGHMTGVLIDDPSRSAGVWVDDREQHAAGADRRAAAAAGGAAASIASVPLAASVASTLAFVAGHRMAKAALEAAVLDAELRAQGRSMGEAFGAVREWVDCGVSVGIAPTVDELLDEVSGYVEQGYRRIKLKIKPGWDLIPVGAVREMLGRDAMLQVDANTAYTADDIPLLASLDAFELLLIEQPFAEEDLATHVRLAEACETPVCLDESILDVTTAVDAIDRGATSIVNIKPGRMGGYLEALRVHDACRALDVPVWCGGMLETGVGRAANVALAALPGFLLPGDTSASSRYFAEDLTEPFELGSGEHRGQLRVPDAPGTGVTVRDDLVRAWATAAPAVLTR
- a CDS encoding helicase HerA-like domain-containing protein; translated protein: MSDDAVKQAQEAAAAAAEAAEALQVQAQEAIKKAEEAAALAQAALDAQEQADAAATATAEPAAAPAEAPVAAEPATTPAATTSGPLDAEHLDAIRAGYAFERAALEMGALVNGDARPDVPVRIPIAMTNRHGLVAGATGTGKTRTLQVLAEQLSSAGVAVFAADIKGDLSGVATPGEGNERLLKRTAGIGQQWTPETFPTEYFSLGGVGKGVPIRATIAGFGPLLLSKVLGLNDTQESSLGLVFHYANNNGLALLDLDDLRAVLAYLVSDEGKAELEGLGGLSKATVGVILRELITFADQGADVFFGEPEIDTAEFLRVASDGRGIISLLEVPGVADKPALYSTFLMWLLADLFTDLPEVGDLDKPKLVFFFDEAHLLFKDASKDFLAQITQTVRLIRSKGVGVFFVTQTPKDVPADVLAQLGSRVQHQLRAFTPDDAKALRATVSTYPKSGYDLEEVLTNLGTGEAIVTVMNEKGAPSPVAWTRLRAPQASMSPSPDASIDATIAASPLLPKYGTGIDRESAHEILTKKLAEAAAKVDAETAAEARARADAEYEKMQAKIQADAAKADKKAQAEYDRLMKQTSSGSRSRSKSPEKTALEEVLGSRTTQTVLKQVITGIFGMAKRR
- a CDS encoding aminoglycoside phosphotransferase family protein, which encodes MTELVAASVAEWLDRWHLSIDGAVFETATSTLAPAHTATGHAVMLKVSHHDEERRGSALLAAWSGRGAARVLEHDGDAVLMERATGPRSLVHLSMSGSDAAATRVLCATAAVLHEASGAVLGSAQPPELVPLRMWFRQLFAHADELTPLHRRGAEFADALLDAEREVVALHGDLHHGNVLDFGERDRGWLAIDPKGLLGERAFDYCNLLCNPSPAFAREPGRIEARVAMVTDAAGLEPVRFARWLVAWCALSSTWHALDGDAAAAASVAGIGERALTLALA
- the ligD gene encoding non-homologous end-joining DNA ligase; protein product: MLEIDGREVRVSNPGKVVFPEPGLTKLDLVNYYLAVADGALRGAAGRPMVLKRFVKGIDEEAFFQKRAPEKRPEWIDTATLHYASGNSAEEVVVRDAAALAWVVNLGCLDLNPHPVRAEDLDHPDELRVDLDPMPGVDWSQIVDVAMVAREVLADHGLVGWPKTSGSRGMHIYARIEPRWDYREVRLAAETLAREVERRAPGLASAKWWKEERGESVFVDFNQNAKDRTVASAYSVRPLPDARVSTPLDWEEVRDSRPELFTVSTVLRRFAERGDAAAGIDDAAGGLDALLRLAEELGPAEKPPKSSDGSGRRQSTMPLIEIARTKTKPESLEALERWKAKHPDVAALLEPADVLVDGMRGSSSLWYRIRVNLQHVPEAQRPEQGALEADYDPWAGREWNT